From the genome of Candidatus Desulfofervidus auxilii:
GGCTTTTGGTGTAAGTATTCCAGAAGCAGCTAGAAAGTTAAGGCGGCTTATGCAACATTTAGCTTGGATTCAGAATAAAATTCTCCAATTTTATTTTCTTACATTACCTGATTTTCTTATTACAGAACCACCAAGAGATATTATGGCTTTGATGAAGGCTAATTCTGAATTAGCTTTAAAGGCAATAAAAATGCGTCAACTTGGAGCTATGCTTGTTGAACACTTTGCTGGTAAAGTTATTCATCCAATTGTTGTAGTACCAGGTGGTTTTAGTAAGCCTATGACTGAAACAGAAAGAGAAGAGCTTTTAAAAGGGGCTGAAGAATTACTTGAATTTGCTAAATGGACTATGGATTTCGCTAAAAAGGAAGTTTTTCCAAAATATTCAGAAATTATTGAAAAATTGGGTGTGATTAAAACTGGTTTTATTGGTATGGTAGATAATGGTGGAAATCACGAAATTTATGATGGAAAATTGCGTTTAATGAAGGCTGATGGTGAAATTGAAGAATTTAATCCTGAAGAATATGCTGATTATATTGCTGAAGATATTCAAACTTGGAGCTATGCTAAATTTCCTCATGCAAAAAAATGGGGAGATTTTGCTTTAGAATTTGACAATCCTACTATTTACAGAAGCAATTGTCTTGCTCGTATCAATGTCTGCGAAAAAATGCCTACTCCATTAGCACAGGCAGAGCTTGAAGAATTTAGGGAAAAATTTGGTCGTCCATGTCAATATACCCTTCTTTATAATTATGCCCGTTTAATTGAATTACTTTGCAATGCTGAGAGTGCAGTTGAGATTTTGAAAGATAAAGAGATTACTGATCAGAAT
Proteins encoded in this window:
- a CDS encoding Ni/Fe hydrogenase subunit alpha — its product is MGKTLTFQPLTRIKTRTKMVINLDDNGNVTDAHMSMLNLRGFEQFCIGRPAEEMPRIVNRICGVCSCDHHLAANKAVEMAFGVSIPEAARKLRRLMQHLAWIQNKILQFYFLTLPDFLITEPPRDIMALMKANSELALKAIKMRQLGAMLVEHFAGKVIHPIVVVPGGFSKPMTETEREELLKGAEELLEFAKWTMDFAKKEVFPKYSEIIEKLGVIKTGFIGMVDNGGNHEIYDGKLRLMKADGEIEEFNPEEYADYIAEDIQTWSYAKFPHAKKWGDFALEFDNPTIYRSNCLARINVCEKMPTPLAQAELEEFREKFGRPCQYTLLYNYARLIELLCNAESAVEILKDKEITDQNVRAKFEIKEGRGVGCVETPQGTLIHDYEIDKNGFVTKINIIEGPDQNAAAINLSLKQAAKQVIKDGKYDEAALNQIEMIIRAYAP